In Persicimonas caeni, a single window of DNA contains:
- a CDS encoding hydroxymethylglutaryl-CoA reductase, degradative, producing the protein MSKVDPDIDSTTEESRPSSRISGFYRMSMDERLECLLDHGIIDEEDASILRERDGGLDRETANKMVENCVGVFELPLGLGLNFTINGNDYVVPMAVEEPSVIAAVSHCAKIVRQSGGFESECKSNVMIGQVQVVGCTDFEAAQEAILAHRSELVELANSFEPNMVARGGGAKDIEVRILDGGDYRKMLVVHLLIDAVDAMGANLINTMAEGIAPRVEELTGGKVFLRILSNLADKRLVRSRCKIPFGELAWKGYSGREVAEGIAYASQFAETDPYRATTHNKGIMNGISSVCIATGNDWRAVEAGCHAYCCRDGQYRPMAVWYIEDECLVGELEVPMQVGTVGGPIRLHPTVQLAHRVLRVETASELAEVMGAVGLAQNLGALKALATEGIQRGHMSLHARSVAATAGATSDEMSQLVERLIEGGDIKVSRAKELLVELRSE; encoded by the coding sequence ATGAGCAAAGTCGATCCCGACATCGATTCGACGACCGAAGAGTCGCGGCCGTCTAGCCGCATCTCGGGCTTTTACCGAATGTCGATGGACGAGCGTCTCGAGTGTCTGCTCGACCATGGGATCATCGACGAAGAGGACGCGAGCATTCTCCGTGAGCGCGACGGGGGCCTCGACCGCGAGACGGCCAACAAGATGGTCGAAAACTGCGTGGGCGTCTTCGAGTTGCCGTTGGGCCTGGGACTGAACTTTACGATCAACGGCAACGACTACGTGGTACCGATGGCCGTCGAGGAGCCCAGCGTGATCGCGGCGGTGAGCCACTGCGCCAAGATTGTGCGGCAAAGCGGTGGGTTCGAGTCCGAGTGCAAATCGAACGTGATGATCGGCCAGGTCCAGGTGGTCGGCTGCACCGACTTCGAGGCGGCCCAGGAGGCGATCCTCGCCCATCGCAGCGAGTTGGTCGAGCTGGCCAACTCCTTCGAGCCGAACATGGTGGCGCGCGGCGGCGGCGCCAAAGATATCGAGGTGCGCATCCTCGACGGCGGCGACTACCGCAAGATGCTGGTGGTCCACCTACTCATCGACGCCGTCGACGCCATGGGCGCCAACCTGATCAACACGATGGCCGAGGGCATCGCCCCGCGCGTCGAGGAGTTGACGGGCGGCAAGGTCTTCCTTCGGATTCTTTCGAACTTGGCCGACAAGCGCCTGGTGCGATCGCGCTGCAAGATCCCATTCGGCGAGTTGGCCTGGAAAGGCTACAGCGGCCGCGAAGTCGCCGAGGGCATCGCCTACGCCAGCCAGTTCGCCGAGACCGACCCGTACCGGGCGACGACCCACAACAAAGGGATCATGAACGGCATCAGCTCGGTGTGCATCGCCACCGGAAACGACTGGCGCGCGGTCGAAGCCGGCTGCCACGCCTATTGTTGCCGTGACGGTCAGTATCGCCCCATGGCGGTATGGTACATCGAAGACGAGTGCCTCGTCGGCGAACTCGAAGTGCCCATGCAGGTCGGCACCGTCGGCGGCCCGATTCGGCTGCACCCGACGGTCCAGCTCGCTCATCGCGTGCTTCGCGTCGAGACGGCCAGCGAACTGGCCGAGGTCATGGGCGCGGTCGGATTGGCTCAGAACTTGGGTGCGCTCAAGGCGCTGGCGACCGAGGGCATCCAGCGTGGCCACATGTCACTGCACGCGCGCAGCGTCGCGGCAACCGCCGGCGCTACGAGCGACGAGATGAGCCAGCTCGTCGAGCGCCTCATCGAAGGCGGCGACATCAAGGTGAGCCGCGCAAAGGAGCTCTTGGTCGAGCTTCGCTCGGAATGA